The DNA segment AGATACTGTATCTCAACTTTTCCTagaaaagatatattaatctaaATCTATGCTCTACCATAgtaggatcaaaatgcaatgtgGCACAAACAGAATCTGTTTTGTTATCGTTTACCTATCGAATTGTTTTACACTCTTCTAAGGTTCGTTCTGATTATCAGACAATATACAACAATGCATATGATATTAATGTCATCACCAGCTAAGATGATAATGGGTAGTATGAGCTTATTAAACAAAGTGGCTGAAATAAAAGCCTGTAATAAGTCATGCATATATAATTTGAACAtcacagcattcatatgaatcaaggttgTTCAACTTGAACTGATATAATAACAGTCTGGTTGTTCAACTTACTAATTTCAGCTGCCAATATAAAGATTTGGGGGTTCATGTTAGATGACAAAATATTTAAGTCATGCCAGTTTGTCCCAAGATACACAAAAAGTTCATTTTCAATCAAGATGCCTATAACGATTGCATTAATGGTTTTGggaagtgttttttttttgttagagaAGTGTTACATTATTTAGGTGCTGCTAGGAACTGGGAACTATTGTGGCTTCTTAAAAGTACTTTTATAACACTGTTAAAAGTGTTTTTACATGCAGCTGTTATGTTAAGCACCTTGTCTTTCCTTTTTGGACTTAAAAAGATGGTTATTCATAGGTAAATGTTATGCCCATGCAAAATGGAACATCTGCGAATTTAGACTCTTCCAGGAGCAAATTGAATTCATAGATTCTACTCAAAATGAAATATTTAGATACCTGTTGCACATCTCACCAACTGTGAGATTGAAGATGGCAGCACCACTGGATTTGAGTGTGCGCCGAAGATCACCATCTGTAAAGGTACCAATTAGATGCAACATTTCATCAACAACAAGAAGACATCCACATCCTTTGCTTGTCAACTCCGTTAACTGATCCATAATCATGTCCCCGTCCTTGCACAAAGGAAGctcatttttctttttcatgaCATCCTTCACCTGCATAAGAATGGCTGAATAAGTGTATGCTATATCTCTAGCTCTATAATTTCTTTTGGATGCTTTCATCCACCAATGCAATTGTCTTAAGTCATGCTGAGAGATTGCATCATCTACATATGCTCCAGCTAGAATCTCATGCAATAAGCTGTCCTTTTCTTTACCATGATTGTCAAAAAAAATATAATGTGAGATGGAGGACTATTTTCAACGCATGTGAAAATCATTTAGGTATAAGCAAGATCGACGACTGTTATCCTTGACGAGTACGTTCTATCACCAAAATACACTATATATACTATTGTCACCAGGAAAATAAATCACAACAGCCCAAAGTCCTAAACAGAGGTTCAAAATACCAATTATTTAGTATATAAACCAGTGAAGTGTAAAATTCATCTACTTTCTACCTCTTAAGTTATACTCCAAGTAGTAGGATCATTACCATTGCTAAAGTCTCGACTTGCTTCTGACTTAAGAACAGCAATGTGGAATGTTGACAATTGCATCATTCCTCGATACAATTGTGTGAAATGGGGTAACACAATGGAAAAGATGTAAGACTTTACCACATAAAGCAAACTGGCTGCCAGAGTTTTCACACTAAAGTGGAAATATGTTATAACATTAGTTCATGATTTTATGACAGTCCTAAGCCTTCAATAGGAAGAAGACAAAGATACAATGCCATTTAAAAAACCTACAGGCAATCCTTAATGGAACAAATATTTATCAATGATCAGCAAAAGACAAGGTGCAGATACCACATCATTATGTTTACAAGGTACCCAAATTGACAACCTACATTGCAATTTCAAGACAGTAAATCGAGATCTGAGCCAAAAGTTAAGCAAATGAATGAAGCCCAGATCCATATTCATTCCCAAACTAGTGGTAATAGTCCAATCCAATTCATCTAAACACAATGCACCTCTTGGAATTTCTTCGGGAGAATCAATTTAAAATCTTTGCCGGATTTGGACAGTCTTCTTTCAAAAAAGAATCAATCTAATTAAAGGAACAACAAAATACCGTTCTTGAGATCTCAACGAACCTTAAAAATGAGGCTTTTCCCAATCTTTCCGGCAGGGTGGTTGGCCGCGTACTTCTCTTTGGTGAGCCTCCGGGCGGCCATAAGGGCGGCGATGACGGTGTCCCCGAACATCATCTGGATCGCCGCGGAGGTGACGGGGGCGAGACCAAAGGGGCAGAGCTCTCGCTGGAGGGGGAGATGGACATTGACGTCGCAGAGGGTGGCGAGTGGGTTGCCAGCGCCCTCGGCGGCAGAGGTGAGGGAGAGGAGGCGAGCACCCTTCGCGCGGGCGCAGGGGACGAGGGCGAGAAGCTCCTGGGAGGAGCCGGACTTGGATAGGAGGACGAGGAGGTCTCCGGGAAACACGGCACCCAGGTCTCCGTGAAGGGCGTCTACCGGGGGTAGGAAAGCAGAGCGGGCAAAGCCGAGGGAAGCGAGGGTTTGGGCGAGCTTGTGGGCGACGATGCCGGACTTGCCGACTCCGGAGAAGAAAACGGCGCCGGGGGCGTCCAGGAGGGCTTGGGCGAAGTCCGACGCTTGGGCGAGGTCGAGGTGGTCGAAGAAATGCTCGAGGTTGCTGCGCTGCGCCCGGAACAGGTGGCCGAGCTCACCGGCGTCAATCTTCCCGGCCGATCCCGGCACGCCAAGAATCTGCGGCGGCAAAGATCCCATCTCTGGGTCTCTTCTGGTATCTCGCCGGAAACGAGGCCGGGGATGGTGGAACTGGGGAGGGAAGAGAGCGCCGGGAGAAGTATTTATCGTACGTGGATGCCCGCACAGTAGCTATTATGTGCAGAAAGATTTGACGGACGAGGGGGAAATACTCGAGCGGACGAACAATCTGACCTCGTCACTTACCTGCCTTGTAATTGGCCAGTCTAAGCCTTCCAACATGGATTAAGATCCTAATTACGTCACTGTGTAAAATAAaggttcattagtgggtcatcccgAAACGGGGCTGATCGAAAGGTTGAAGTGCGTTTTAAAGGTGTGCGATCATTCTCCCAAAATTGTTTGGAAACGGAGATACGATGCAGATCTTCTGCaataaaaacttgtaagaggctTGTCAAATCCCACAGAGAAGTCTCCATATCCTGTGGTTCCCACTGGCTGCTTAAAGGGAGATATGATTCCAATCGTACAATGCTTGGATAGGATTCAGACTACTTTGTCGGTCGCCTGCGGACAAAGTTTGCGACCCAGGAGACGACTTACTCTGCGGTGGCAAAACGCAGGACGAGGACTTTGTGTAGTAACACCTCGTCAAGAACCCCGTCGCAGCGACCCGTCTCACGATTCGACAATCATAGAAAGCCAACGTGGGAACCAACAAAGTTGTGCCGTCGTGATGTGAGTCTATTGAGATGAATAGGGAACGTATTTTTTATTGCTTGCCCATGTGGAGAGCGTGGTGCTGAGGCCACCGACAGGCTCATTAGTCTTGTCTATTTATATGTACGATCGTTTTTCTACTTAAAAGTTGATAGTGACAGTATCGGGTACGAATTTATCGATTCGAAGAGAAAACTTGGATGTCCAAAGGTCCGAAGTCTATGTTATTATTGGGGTTTGAACATGTTATAAATCGTTCaaattaagaaatatttttttttcaaaaaaattatttgaaaagatgattttctttttaattattttgatagttattttttaaagattatatcttttatgaaaaaatctataaataagtatttgagagtaaattatcATGACATCTTTTTCATGCTTTTTTTTTACTCTCCGGGTGATTGAATTAGACAttcgctaatttctctttgaagattatttattatttactcAATACAAATGGTTTGTCATAtctactaaaactatttgcatcaaacccaaagcaatcttattgagaaaataatacaaataccgtttttagaaaaatatttatacatgtttcaagcctaaatatattaCCTAGAGTATTCTTAGTGTTTGTTATTTATTTCCATAGTATTTTCATCttctttatcatattttttaataatctaaaaataacattttatgagtttatacaaattcacCATGGATGccacaaataccatcaaattattgaatcaagattttattcATTTGAATCGTTTTGATGGAATGAATTTTACCCGTTGGCAAGATAAGATGAAGTTCATGTTAActgctttgaagatcttttaTATATTTGATCCAAATCTACAATCAATTCCTGATCCAATCGATGATAACACTGATGAAgtcaaggctgaacaaaagaagagaaataaaGATGAAGTCATGTTTTgaggacacattctcaatgctctttcaGACCAACTTTATGATCTTTATATAGTGGAACCATCTGTAAAAGTAATTTGGAATGCTTTGAAATTCAAGTATCATGGCGAGGAAgaatgtacaaaaaaaaaaagtttaatttctaaatattttgattacaagtttgtggatgataagttAATCTTAGCACAAGTGTATGAGTTGCATGTCATTATTAATCAACTGAAGGCTAAAAAAATTAAACTTCCTAAACCTTTTCAAGTAGGGGCTATAATAAccaagttgccttcatcttggaaagggtTTAGGAAGAAGATTTTGTATGACTCCAAGGGTatcactttggagcaaattcaaaaacatctttgAATCAACGAGGAATCAAGGATGAGAGACAAGAGTGATAACTTTTTTGGTAATATAAAAGCAAATATTGTGAATCAGGAATTTCAACAAAGGCAAGCAAAACAAGgagaatcattttggccccaaaaaggatcaaagaaaatttaagaagtcAAAGACTAGAGGTTGTTTTGTTTATGAAAAACCTagtcattttgctagggattaTAGATTTAAAAAAGGCCAGAAACCGAAAGTCAACTCCattgagggagatgataatataatcgctacgGTGAGCGAAGTGAAAGTCATATTTGGCAAGGTTTCTGGTTGGTGGTATGATACTTGTGCTACCATCCATATTTGCTATGATAAGGCACTCTTTAAGACTTACAAAGAAGTTCGTTCTAAGGTGATTTACAAGGGAAATGTGAAACTCACTTtcactttgagaaaaaaaaatcactcttactaatgttctttATGTACCAGATATCAATAGAAATTTAATGAGTGAGAATCTCCTTGGTAAACTtggaattaaatctgtattttaatttgaaaagttaattctatcccgtaatgaaacttttgttggaaaaggtTATTCCGCTGACGGAATGATCAAATTATCTATCATTGGCGAttattctaaatttaataaagattttatatttatttatattgttgattcttattcattataatatgatagattagcacatattggaactagcaccattagaagaatggttaagtatggcttaataaattattattttgatgatcttaataaatgtaaaatttatgttaaatcaaagatgatgatgaaatcctttaaaagtgttgaaagatatactaatttgttagacttaatacattctaatatatgtgaattaaattaCATATTAACAagaggaggtaatagatatttCGTTACTTTTACAAatgatatgtctagattcacttattgaaacataaaaataatatttttaatacttttaaggcatataaagcagaagttaaaaatcaattagggaagaaaattaaagttttaaGAACTGAttgaggaggagaatactttcctaatgaatttaacttgttttgtgaacaacatgacataattcatgaatgttcagcacctagaaTACTTGAGCAAAATGAATTAATAGAAAGAACAAATTaaacttatctagagatgattaatgctatgttgctgtatgtcatattttaaatataattttctttaaaaagaataagatatctccgtatgagttatggaaaggaagacaacctaacattggttattttaaagtataggggtgtcttgcatattataagaataatgatcctcaaaggacAAAGTTGAGAACTAGAAAAATTAAATGTGCATTTATAGGCTTGCTTCAAATAGCAAAGCTTATAGACTTTTTCATTTaagtctaatatcataatagaatctcgagatatagagttctttgaatatttaatgatttcaagtaataatgttcatcctccaactagtgaagagtcaccAGTAGAGACATCTCAAAAGGTTGATGAGCAATCTAATATTTCTTTGATTagacatcaatcaagttcacaagagaTTGGAGAGCAATCTCATGAATTAAGGAGAAGCACTCAGGTATGAAAAGTAAAAACATTAAGATCGGATGAGATCAgagtatttctttttaccttataGAAGGAACTAATAAGAGTCTTAAAAACAATTCCTCTTATTTTACAAATGGAAGATGATTCTAAAATGTTTAAAAAAGCTATGACATCTCATGATGTTTTTTTGGAAagatgctattaatgatgagatggattctattatgtcaaaccaCGCTTGGTAACTTGTCGATTTACGTTTTGCCTCCAAACCTATTAGTTGTAGAAGGATATTTTGTAGGAAATGTTATACAAATGGTACTCTCCAAACgttcaaagcaaggttagttgctaaaggatttcgacaaaaagaaggaatagattattttgacacatatgctcTTGTGGCTACGATCAtatctattagaattatttttgttttagcattaatttttttatctttatgttcatcaaatagatgtcaaaatgACATTCTTAAATGGAGACCTCAATGAGGAGgcatatatggaacaacctgaataTTTTATTCTACTAGGAAATGAACATAAAGTGTGTAAACTTATTAAGTCATTATATGGTTTAAAGCAGGCTCCAAAATAATGGCATAAGAAATTTGATGTAATAattctttctaatgaatttattCATAATATTGCAGATAAATGTATTTATCTCAAAATTTGTGATGACTATATGGTGATAATttacctttatgttgatgatatgctaatagtgagTAACGACATAAAAGGTATTGTAGAAACAAAAgaggtttctatcttcaacatttaagatgaaagatcttgggcaaATTGATACTATACTAGATATCGAGGTAAAAAGAAATAGTAGGGGATATATTTTAAGTCAAACTGATTACATAGAGAAAGTTTTAGAGAAATTCAGtcacttaaaaatcaaagaagcaaataccccatttgacctaagtatcaaattagtcaagaatgttggaagaacagtgacttaattagaatattcaagtgctataAGAAGTCTTATATATGCAACAGAGTGCACAAGACCTGATATAGTATTTGTAAttagtaaattgagtagatttactagcaatccaaatgtagagcattggaaggctattgaaagagttcttaggtaccttaaacgaaccaaagattatggcctacaatacttaaaattttttgctattttagaaggatatactGACGCAAGTTGAATATCGAGTTTTAGAGATAACAAATCCACTACTGGTTGGGTGTTTATCTTAGGAGGTGGCAttatttcttggaagagcaagaaacaaacgtgtataactcactcaactatggaATCAGAATTTGTTGCTCTATCAGATGCATAAAAGAAGGTTGAATGgttgagggactttctattagaaattccattgacttctaagagagtgaattcaatttctatactttgtactagtcaagccactttagctcgtacatatagtgaaatatataatggaaatTCAAGACATATAAGTCTTATATATGATTATGTGAGAAAATTAATCAAGAGTGGGATTGTTTCACTCGCATTTGTGAAAATAAGTGAGAATTTGGTTGATTcattcaccaaacctcttacaagagaagttgtaagatcaacatcaaaatggatggggTTAAAACTctttgaataaaagatccaccaatgatagcaaccctactcaacattatgaaatgagtaatgatGAGTTCAAAGGGTTAGAATAAGTCATTGACATGTGGAGGGGTTCaacactttgaaatattttacgagTCTCATCTAAAGATATTAAAGTGCTAATTGTCACCGAATGAgagttgagttaattatactttTGATGAGGTTCAGTCAAGTTAGAACAAATATCTTaaagagtgacaaagatactataagaactttACCTATATGAATTTAGAAGTGGTGCCGTTTCGATTGAGAGTTAGAGTTTCTCTCGTAAAAGTTTAAGAACTTGGATGAGCCCAAGGTCATATTAGGGCTGAgcgagattttatgaggaatacaaggatgttgtatttatgtgtgtggtatcaTTGGTGTTGTCATTAGAAATgacaaattcaaagcttttatgctatttaggatttcgacttcactttgtgatgcttacactaaggtaatattcaaatcgaaagatatatgactttattcataaatactatttaatcacttgaaaaaaattttaaatttgaacaagtgagggattgttataaattgttcaaattaaaaaaaaaaatcttttcaaaagatttatttgaaaaggtggtTTCCTTTtagttattttggtagttatttttcaaagatgatgtcttttacgaaaaaaatctataaataggtatttaATAGTAAATTATCATGATATCTCTTTAATGCACATCTTTACTCTCCAAatgattgaattagatattctctaattcctctttgaagattctttattgtttgcttaaTACAGATTTTCtattctaaaggcttgtcatatccactaaaactatttgcattaaACCCATAGCAATCTCATTAAGAAGatgcaaatatcatttttaggaaagtgtttatatacgtttcaaatataaatatatttcctaGAGTATTCtaaatcttgtgtttgttatttgtttccataataTTTTCATCCTCTTTTTTATCGTATTTTTCCAACAGGACACGTCTAAGCCCAACGTACACATGCATTTGCTTGACCATATGCTCCAATTTGGTGATGCCTCATCGATGAGTGTGTTCTTTCTTCTCAGGGGAAGACTGTTGCTATCGACTTATGCATGCAACCTGAATGAACGTTGCGGAAGTCCATCTCCTTGACTTGTGGTTTGTTTCCAATCTAGACTGATAATACATCGCAGTCCTTATTGGAAAGTCAGGTTTCTATTCTATGAAAAGTCATGACCTGATTAGGTTTTGAAAGGAAGTTGACGACATCTCTGATCATATTCCAAGGCATGACATTTCTAATCACTTTGATGTGGTGGTCGCTTTGACTGCTAAACACATCTCATATGTTTCTGCTAGTTTTGGCTACTGCTGCATCAGTTGTTTatgaatcttaagttgaagaagttGTCCAAGAACACACAACTGATCGAGTTGTAGACTTTGGTGAAATAGATTCTAACGATGCATGATGATGAAAAGCTTCGAGGAGAAGGGAGTGACGAtagcagcagcgagcggcggcgtGCGGAGGGAGGTACTCGGTGAGATGCACCGGCGGCACCAACCATGCAGTGCCTAGGCCGTGACTGGCAACCAGCTTGGTCGTCACCATCGTTGATCACTGCCCTTCACCAGGTTGCGCCAGGTCACCATCGATCTTTCTCTGGAGAGGCCTTCTCCGCCGGTTCTTGTTGCtgttcttcctcttcttgttgtttctataaaaaataataataattttttttttggaaaacgtGTCCTCTCATCTTAGAGATAGAACTTTATATAAACTTATGTAAAGTTTCTTTACATGAAAACTTATGTTTATATAAACTTTATATAGACATATGTAAAGTTTAAAACTTTGAAGTGTAATTATAATAAATCCCAATGATTGGATAATCAATACACATCATAGGAAATATATACAAAAGATTGACTGAAATTTTACTAAGATTTACTGCTGTAATTGCTGAGAATCTACTAAATAGTTGCTGAAATTTTGACATCAGACTAAATTTAACAGTCTCTCTCAAATTGATGTCCGTGGTGAATCAACAAGCAACAATTTGTTAATTAAGAATTGATGCCGAGTTTTCATCAATGACATTAAAAATATCTATAGTTTGAAACTCTATTAGGGCATAAGGTAACATGATGATGTGATATCTCCAATATAGTGAACATCCACCTTTATGTGTTTTGGTTTTTTTTATGAAGCATAGGATTAACAACAACTCTAATGGTACTCATGTTATCAACATATAAAGAAGTATGAGTTATTTGAGGAAAATCCAACTTAAAAAATAAGCATTTCAAAATCAACAATTAGGTTTTTCTGAAAAACATATTCTCTCGTGTTAGAGATGAGCCTTTATCCAAACATGTGTAAATTTTCATTACAAGCAAACTTTTAAGTGCAATTACAGCAAATCCCAATGATTGGGTAATCAATACATACCATAGCAAATttctatacatatatacaaaagaTTAACTGAAATTTTGCCaagatttaatattataattcctAAGAATCTGctaaattttgttgaaattttgtCATCAGATTAGATTTGACAATTGCAACTTTAATATACTActtcatatatacacatatatttgtatatatatatatatacatatatatatatacatatatacatatatatatatacatatatatatatatatatatatacatatatatatatatatacacacacatatatatatacacacatatatatatatacacatatatatatatatatatacatatatatatatatatatacacatatatatatacacatatatatatacacatacacatatatatatatatacatatatatatatatatatacatatatatatatatatacatatatatatatatatatatatatatatatatatatatatatatatatatatatatatatatacacacacacacacacacacacacacacacacacatatatatatatatatatatatatatgtatatatatatgtatatatatatatatatatctatatatatatatgtatgtatatatatatatatgtatatatatatatgtatatatatatatatacatatatatatacaatatatatatatatatacatatatatatatatatacatatatatatatatatatatatatatacatatatatatgtatatatatatatatgtatatatatatatatatatgtatatatacatatatatgtatatatatatatatatatgtatatatacatatatatgtatatatatatatatatatatatatatatgaagaaaaaggtaaaatgcCTTGTACGTAGCTTTCTAATTCATGTTTCAAGAACATAACATCATAATATGCACCACAAATGTGttgtatttaattttaaaatttaaaatattttactattaGTTTTTTATGGTTATATATGAAAGAACGTGTTTCTTGGTTAAATGTTCTTTCATGATAATCTTTAGGGCACTTTTAGCCTCTATAATCCTAATCAATTCAATAAagagataaatataatatttccTCTTATCTTacatatgtttttattatttggTTCTATTGCTAGATTCGCGAAAGAGTCTAGTTAAGTTATTTAACGATCATGCTAAAAAAATAGATAATAATGGGATGAAAATCTTTTAAAAAATCCGATATGTAAGGATGAGATTTCACCTTAAGACAATGTTTATGTGCCTTCAAATTCTATCTcgattttatcttctttttttattttattttatttttttaattttattattttttaataaaaaaatataaatatcgtACGTTTTACCCAACAAAATGCTCGATGGAATAGTGATTAATAAGTCAATGTCTTTAAGGTTTTTCTTTTGGCTATAACAATCCAAGATGAATTATCAGTGACAAGGGAAGCTACTGGAGAAAGCATGAAATCCTCCAAACTCCTAATAAATACAAGAAAAGAATCTGAGTAGGGAGCTGCTATATGCCCATAAAGCATACATTTTGTACTTGGGttaatcaataaaattaattTGCTGTACTATGAAAACTTTTCATGGAGAAACAATTGACATTTTGGTGAAAACATTCTTGACAGCTTTAATAGGCTCTCAAAACAAATTTAACATTCAGACAATTAAATTTTCAAATTTATGGAAAAAATTACAAGTCCTTGAAATTAATATTCTTCTTGGTTTCCAAAgttcaaaactttttttttttttggaataggacatgaagaagaaagaaatgcACTTACTAATGTTGTGTACTACAGTATAGataattaaatatttgatgtgtgaTAGTTGTGATGACATATCTAAACCATGCTAAACTTAAATGGTTGTAGGGATGAGATGATAGTGGAACTACTAAAACATGACTGTTCTTTTAACAATTAAGATTCATTGCAATTATACATTCCTTTATGCAGCTTGTCTGGATTTGTACTGTGTTTAAATGTTAGTCATTGACCTTTGATAGAATCTATCAGTATTGAACTCCACCTAATTGGGTGGAGATGCTTTCCCCTTTATGAAAGGGAACTAAGCTCACCAATATTGTCCTATGAATCAAGTTCAAGTCCCTCTTCAGCATGGCACTTGCTCTGTCACCATTATGATGAGACCTACAAATGGCCCATCACATAAGTTTCATGTGATTTTGTCACAAGACATTTGTACAATGATATGACTTTAAACAAGAAAATGCACAGTTATATTTTCCCATAAACAGATCACATGATCAACCTAATAATTGAGGGGTGAAGCCACCAACCATAGGTTCATGTGTCAAGGCACTTCCCATAGATTAGGGCAT comes from the Musa acuminata AAA Group cultivar baxijiao chromosome BXJ2-8, Cavendish_Baxijiao_AAA, whole genome shotgun sequence genome and includes:
- the LOC103994664 gene encoding probable arabinose 5-phosphate isomerase, with the translated sequence MGSLPPQILGVPGSAGKIDAGELGHLFRAQRSNLEHFFDHLDLAQASDFAQALLDAPGAVFFSGVGKSGIVAHKLAQTLASLGFARSAFLPPVDALHGDLGAVFPGDLLVLLSKSGSSQELLALVPCARAKGARLLSLTSAAEGAGNPLATLCDVNVHLPLQRELCPFGLAPVTSAAIQMMFGDTVIAALMAARRLTKEKYAANHPAGKIGKSLIFKVKDVMKKKNELPLCKDGDMIMDQLTELTSKGCGCLLVVDEMLHLIGTFTDGDLRRTLKSSGAAIFNLTVGEMCNRNPRTISPDAMAVEAMQKMESPPSAVQFLPVVDDHNLVIGIITLHGLVTAGL